The following DNA comes from Vigna radiata var. radiata cultivar VC1973A chromosome 4, Vradiata_ver6, whole genome shotgun sequence.
AGAAAACCCAGCTTGCGCCCGAGTTTTCTGGTCGGCGGTCCAATAGGAACCCAGGGAAGATGAACTCCGGCGGCCCTAGGGCCGTCCCAAACAACCAGCAGCACTCCAAGGCGGCTGAGGAGGTCCTGCATAGCCTCACCAACGCTGGTAATGATGTTGCTGCCATAGATAGTGTGTTGCTTAATTATAGGCTTTATGTTGCTGAGGATTATGTTTATTTGCTTAAGGAGTTTGCCAATACCGGTGACCTTTTGCTAGCTACTAGGACCTATGATTTTGCCATGAGTAGGGCAACTGATAGTACTTTCATGGGGAAGTTGACCAGCAACATGATTAGGACTCTTGGTAGGTTAAAGAAGATTGAGCTTGCTCTGAATCTATTTGAAGAGTCTAGGAGTAGAGGGTACGGAAACACTGTTTATTCTTTTTCTGCCATGATTAGTGCTCTTGGCAGGAATGATCGCTTTCAGGAGGCTGTGAATTTGTTTAGGAGCATGGGATACTTTGGTTTGGAGCCCAATTTGGTCACATACAATGCTATTATCGATGCAGGGGCCAAAGGGGAAATTGCCTTTGAAATAGTTGTTAAGTTTTTGGAGGAGATGATAGATGCAGGTTGTTTGCCAGATCGGCTTACCTACAACTCACTTCTCAAAACTTGTGTCCCCAAGGGTAGGTGGCAATTGTGTAAGGATTTGTTGGCTGAAATGGAAAGGAAAGGGATTGGGCGTGATGTGTATACTTATAATACTTATGTGGATGCACTGTGTAAAGGTGGACGGATGGATCTTGTCAGGCATGCTATTGATGTTGAGATGCCTGCTAAGAACATTTGGCCCAATGTCGTGACTTATAGTACTTTGATGGCTGGCTATTCTAAGGCTGAGCGCTTTGAAGATGCCCTAAATGTGTATGATGAAATGAAGCACCTGTTGATTCGGTTGGATAGGGTGTCTTACAATGCACTGGTTGGACTATATGCAAATCTTGGTTGGTTTGAGGAGGCAGTGTGTAAATTTAAAGAGATGGAGAGTTGTGGAATAAAAAATGATGTAGTAACTTATAATGCATTGATAGAGGGATATGGCAGATACAACAGGTACATCGAGGTCAGAAAACTATTTGATGAGATGAAAGCAAGACGCATTTATCCTAATGGTCTAACTTACTcgacattaattaaaatatacactAAAGGTAGAATGTATGCTGAGGCAATGGATGTTTATAGAGAGTTCAAGCAAGAAGGCATGGAGACAGATGTTGTATTTTACAGTGCTCTCATTGATGCTTTATGCAAAAATGGTTTGATCAAATCTTCTTTGAGGCTGCTTGATGTGATGATAGAGAAAGGAAGTAGGCCAAATGTTGTGACTTACAACTCCATTATTGATGCCTTCAGAGTAGGACTGACACCAGCTCTGGAATGTGGGGTTGATACTTCTTTTCAATCCAATGACCTTCAAATTAAACATCCATCTTCTACTGTGAGTACCTTTCTAGATCAGAAGACTGACAATGGGAACAATGATGAAATCATGAAAATGTTGGAGCAACTTGCTGCAGAAAAAGCAGGTCTTACGAAGAAGGATAAGAGAAGCACACAAGACAATTTGCACATAGTGCAGATCTTTCGACAAATGCATGAAATGGAAATCAAACCTAATGTTGTCACATTTTCAGCCATCTTGAATGCTTGCAGGTAGCAGATAACTATCTGATATTTCTGTTTGTCTTTCACCCATTTTATTCTATGTATTCACTTACATGTTACCCTAGAATAGAATAGacaaatgaaaatggaaaaggtATAAGCATTCTTTATCCCCTTAGTAATGAAGCATTCATAATTCAATATTGTTCACACCCGTTAGTTCTGTGGCagtgttattttatattctacttttttctcagtttctttttttcaaGTTATAGTTACTATGTATGTCTATGATAAGATGTACTCTTAGGCTTGGGTTTTTTTTTAAAGCTTAATTTGCTATATAAGAGGGGTTTGTTGCTGTATTATgtcttttcttaaattattatttaaaagtattggCCAATTTTCTATACTAAACCTTTTGTTCTGTTTCTCTAATTAATAACTAGAAAACCAGGTATTTGGCTGTGATTTATTTCACTTTGTGAGTGAATAACTCCTTTTGTCAGCTGTATTCTGTTATTTAGATTTTTACATCTGTCATTATCACTTGATTTCTGTCAGTTATTTACAGCTGTCACTGCTAGGTTTTACACGAGCTTCTGTAGTTTACAACTTCTCTATATTTTCCTCTCAGCTTTTCTCTTAATACACTTTGTCCTATCATTTTTATCTTCCTAGTTATACAGAGTGCTACTTCTTCAACCCAAAGGATTTCAGACATTACCTTGTTATGGATGATGTACTCGATGTTCTTTTACTATTTGACACTGTTACTGTTTCtgctttcctttattttttattgtttgtattTTGATACTCTCAAATAAATACAACCAATTATTAATTGCGTAATTTGATGCGTTGGATGCAGTTGTTGTGAGACATTTCAAGATGCTTCAAAGCTATTAGACGGGCTCCGTGTGTTTGATAGCCAGGTCTATGGTGT
Coding sequences within:
- the LOC106759362 gene encoding pentatricopeptide repeat-containing protein At2g31400, chloroplastic — translated: MASTPTTPSHFSSVPPRPSNNNQRHHHNQNRSQHRRNNNRNRWASSSSSSSTRYYSPASSAGAGVPSAAATASAAFSSSLSPWLGGQKTQLAPEFSGRRSNRNPGKMNSGGPRAVPNNQQHSKAAEEVLHSLTNAGNDVAAIDSVLLNYRLYVAEDYVYLLKEFANTGDLLLATRTYDFAMSRATDSTFMGKLTSNMIRTLGRLKKIELALNLFEESRSRGYGNTVYSFSAMISALGRNDRFQEAVNLFRSMGYFGLEPNLVTYNAIIDAGAKGEIAFEIVVKFLEEMIDAGCLPDRLTYNSLLKTCVPKGRWQLCKDLLAEMERKGIGRDVYTYNTYVDALCKGGRMDLVRHAIDVEMPAKNIWPNVVTYSTLMAGYSKAERFEDALNVYDEMKHLLIRLDRVSYNALVGLYANLGWFEEAVCKFKEMESCGIKNDVVTYNALIEGYGRYNRYIEVRKLFDEMKARRIYPNGLTYSTLIKIYTKGRMYAEAMDVYREFKQEGMETDVVFYSALIDALCKNGLIKSSLRLLDVMIEKGSRPNVVTYNSIIDAFRVGLTPALECGVDTSFQSNDLQIKHPSSTVSTFLDQKTDNGNNDEIMKMLEQLAAEKAGLTKKDKRSTQDNLHIVQIFRQMHEMEIKPNVVTFSAILNACSCCETFQDASKLLDGLRVFDSQVYGVAHGLLMGHGQGIWDQAQRLFDELEHMDSSTASAFYNALTDMLWHFGQKLGAQMVVIEGRNRNVWKGGWSTECLDLHLTSCGAACAMVHSWLLELRTTVFGGQKPPPILSILTGWGKHSKVVGNGALRKAVEALLNGIGAPFQIAECNLGRFVSEGTEVAAWLRQPSTLNVLLLHDYIVYSQPVERNQTFNIPSLGAL